In a single window of the Candidatus Palauibacter australiensis genome:
- a CDS encoding agmatinase family protein: MTSSFSSSALLLCGLLLTACEVPPPESGDVAAADAPADPTDPVTDAAGDTVPEREPLPPDSAIIRLDASDPNLAVWQDRDISGDPPREPGPIEVGSVLTFFGLPIARTPEDLVAGEVEVAFMGAPVDMGVGYRGAGEGPTALRAMRRSVGSMETMISWRSELTAVDYGNAPIDNLSVERSMPPIRRMVREIAETGAIPVIIGGDHSIEFANVAGLADVYGKENVGVIHFDAHYDAGDARHGHLISHAQPVRRLIDDGHILGRNFIQVGLRGSWPGPSGFEWMRANDMRYHTMAEIDRDGWTNVMTEVLDQANEGPEYLHISFDIDVMDPAYTSGTGTPVPGGLTPREVFYMVRGLCSENNVVGFDLVELNPLVDPGYTTMLNAKKIVDECMTGIALRKLGLGNRDYLSPLTRDDGRR; this comes from the coding sequence ATGACATCCAGTTTCTCGTCCTCCGCTCTCCTCCTGTGTGGCCTGCTGCTCACGGCCTGCGAGGTTCCGCCGCCGGAGTCCGGCGATGTCGCGGCTGCGGATGCGCCGGCGGACCCGACCGACCCTGTGACGGACGCCGCGGGCGACACTGTCCCCGAGCGGGAGCCGCTCCCGCCCGACTCGGCGATCATCCGGCTCGACGCGAGCGATCCCAACCTCGCGGTGTGGCAGGACCGGGACATCTCCGGGGATCCTCCGCGGGAACCGGGACCCATCGAGGTCGGATCCGTCCTCACCTTCTTCGGGCTTCCGATCGCGCGCACGCCGGAGGACCTCGTCGCGGGGGAGGTCGAAGTCGCCTTCATGGGGGCCCCGGTCGACATGGGGGTGGGGTACCGCGGGGCGGGTGAGGGGCCGACCGCGCTCCGTGCCATGCGGCGCAGCGTGGGCAGCATGGAGACGATGATCTCGTGGCGGAGCGAACTCACGGCGGTCGACTACGGCAACGCGCCCATCGACAACCTGAGCGTGGAGCGGAGCATGCCGCCGATCCGCCGGATGGTGCGCGAGATCGCGGAGACGGGCGCCATTCCCGTGATCATCGGGGGAGACCACTCGATCGAGTTCGCCAACGTGGCGGGACTCGCGGATGTGTACGGCAAGGAGAACGTCGGCGTCATCCACTTCGACGCGCACTACGATGCGGGGGATGCGCGGCACGGCCACCTGATCTCGCACGCGCAGCCGGTGCGCCGGCTCATCGACGACGGCCACATCCTCGGCCGGAACTTCATCCAGGTGGGACTGCGGGGCAGTTGGCCGGGGCCGTCAGGCTTCGAGTGGATGCGCGCGAACGACATGCGGTACCACACGATGGCCGAGATCGACCGGGACGGCTGGACGAACGTCATGACGGAAGTCCTCGACCAGGCGAACGAAGGCCCCGAGTACCTGCACATCTCCTTCGACATCGACGTCATGGACCCGGCCTACACCTCGGGCACGGGGACGCCGGTGCCGGGAGGACTGACGCCCCGGGAGGTGTTCTACATGGTCCGCGGGCTCTGCTCGGAGAACAACGTGGTGGGCTTCGACCTGGTCGAACTCAACCCGCTCGTCGACCCGGGCTACACGACCATGCTCAACGCCAAGAAGATCGTGGACGAGTGCATGACGGGCATCGCCCTCCGGAAGCTCGGCCTCGGAAACCGCGACTACCTGAGCCCCCTCACCCGCGACGACGGCCGCCGCTAG
- a CDS encoding aldo/keto reductase, with protein MRYKLLGRSGLRVSEVCLGTMMMSTESPSSAGPEESRRILEAFADKGGNYFDTANEVYNGGLSERILGEFVASERHRYVVTTKYTNTLHSGFDPSIRDHPNAGGNHKKSMVQSVEGSLRRLGVDYIDLLWIHFWEYSTDIADVMRNVNDLVQQGKVLHFGLCNTPAWVVARGQTVADQRGWEPISALQYQYNLVSRDLEFEIIPCARALGISVNAYSPLAGGFLTGKYTRGASTESRRFDSEVFKQWAFQFDEKAYDTARKVDEIADRLGTSSAAVALAWVRDRGVIPMIGARKVSQIEDSLQYLSLSLPAEDMQALNEASAPVLPWTYHLLHGDDSRIRQLAAAGMLDAIDNEHFPA; from the coding sequence ATGCGATACAAGCTGCTGGGAAGGAGCGGCCTCCGCGTGTCGGAGGTCTGCCTGGGTACCATGATGATGTCGACGGAGTCGCCCAGCTCCGCTGGGCCCGAGGAGAGTCGCCGGATCCTGGAAGCGTTCGCGGACAAGGGCGGCAACTACTTCGACACGGCCAACGAAGTCTACAATGGCGGTCTCAGCGAGCGGATTCTGGGGGAATTCGTCGCTTCCGAGCGCCATCGTTACGTCGTGACGACGAAGTACACCAACACCCTGCACAGCGGCTTCGACCCAAGCATCCGGGACCATCCCAACGCCGGAGGCAACCACAAGAAGAGCATGGTGCAGTCGGTCGAAGGGAGCCTGAGGCGCCTCGGCGTGGACTACATCGACCTTCTCTGGATCCACTTCTGGGAGTACAGCACCGACATCGCGGACGTGATGCGGAACGTGAACGACCTCGTGCAGCAGGGGAAGGTTCTGCACTTCGGCCTGTGCAACACGCCGGCCTGGGTGGTGGCGCGCGGCCAGACCGTCGCCGATCAGAGAGGCTGGGAGCCGATCTCGGCCCTGCAGTACCAGTACAACCTGGTCTCGAGGGATCTGGAATTCGAGATCATCCCCTGTGCCCGCGCGCTCGGAATCAGCGTGAACGCGTACTCGCCGCTGGCCGGCGGCTTCCTGACCGGCAAGTACACGCGCGGCGCCAGCACCGAGAGCCGGCGCTTCGACAGCGAGGTCTTCAAACAATGGGCCTTCCAGTTCGACGAAAAGGCGTACGACACCGCCCGCAAGGTGGATGAGATCGCCGACCGCCTCGGAACGAGTTCGGCCGCGGTGGCCCTGGCGTGGGTGCGCGACCGCGGCGTGATCCCGATGATCGGGGCCCGGAAAGTCTCCCAGATCGAGGACAGCCTGCAGTACCTGTCACTCTCCCTGCCGGCCGAGGACATGCAGGCGCTGAACGAGGCGAGCGCCCCCGTCCTGCCCTGGACGTACCACCTCCTCCACGGCGACGACAGCCGGATCCGCCAACTCGCCGCCGCCGGCATGCTCGACGCGATCGACAACGAGCACTTCCCCGCCTGA
- a CDS encoding VOC family protein, producing the protein MRIYLTSVVVNDQQKALRFYTDILGFQVKHNIPMGEYAWITVVSEEAPDGTELLLEPDGHPAVGPFKTALMEDGIPSASFAVDDVEAEHERLVAKGVKFVQPPKDLGTVITAVFDDTCGSLIQILEEKQQGGT; encoded by the coding sequence TTGTGAACGACCAGCAGAAGGCGCTTCGTTTCTACACGGACATCCTCGGCTTTCAGGTGAAGCACAACATCCCCATGGGGGAGTACGCGTGGATCACCGTGGTATCCGAGGAAGCGCCGGACGGGACGGAGTTGCTGCTCGAGCCCGATGGCCACCCCGCAGTCGGTCCGTTCAAGACCGCGCTCATGGAGGACGGGATTCCCAGTGCGTCCTTCGCGGTCGATGATGTCGAAGCCGAGCACGAGCGTCTCGTGGCGAAGGGCGTGAAGTTCGTTCAGCCGCCGAAAGACCTGGGGACCGTCATCACCGCCGTCTTCGACGATACATGCGGCAGCCTGATCCAGATTCTGGAAGAGAAACAGCAGGGAGGCACATGA